From Carettochelys insculpta isolate YL-2023 chromosome 22, ASM3395843v1, whole genome shotgun sequence, one genomic window encodes:
- the LOC142024849 gene encoding butyrophilin subfamily 1 member A1-like yields the protein MPYVCGVAVLLLLPPVFSGSSYREMKVLSIFPCCRASSFLPPFIIFFMTLYVHKLESAQFTVVGPGHPVTAMVGEDTVLPCHVSPRMSAENMEVRWFRSEFTSFVHLYQHGKDEYGQQMPEYYGRTELSKAGIMDGNVALRIGNVRLSDEGQYHCFVQDGVFYEEAVLEVVIEASGSAPQISVEGYQDGGIRMVCQLAGWYPEPKVQWRDLRGQRLSSPSETKSRDERGLFEIKSSIIVMEQSNQNLSCSISSTRFNVEKEPSIFYISDFFFPRTSPWLVVWSVTVVISLVFISLTLYLFKLRGEHLNTISKLRTQLDLRRSLSDAANVTLDPATARPGLVLSEDRKSVRRAETQQDLLNAPERFDSDHSVQGCEEFTSGRHRWEVEVGDGGGWVVGVATESLRRKGLISPEGGIWAVGQNGGQFQALTDPVTTLTLSQAPSRIRVCLDCDQRQVTFIDAGAEATIFTFPSDSLSGKRIRPWLWVGQGTQLRLCP from the exons ATGCCGTATGTTTGTGGCGTTGCTGTTTTACtccttcttccccccgtgttttCTGGATCAAGTTACAGGGAGATGAAAGTTCTCTCCATcttcccctgctgcagagccagctccTTTCTACCCCCTTTTATCATTTTCTTCATGACTCTGTATGTTCACAAGCTGGAGTCAG CTCAATTCACAGTGGTTGGACCTGGTCACCCTGTCACTGCCATGGTGGGGGAGGACACGGTGTTACCCTGTCACGTGTCCCCCAGGATGAGTGCTGAGAACATGGAGGTGAGATGGTTCCGGTCTGAGTTCACATCGTTTGTGCACCTGTATCAGCATGGAAAGGATGAGTACGGGCAGCAGATGCCAGAATATTATGGAAGGACAGAGCTTTCCAAAGCTGGCATCATGGACGGGAATGTTGCCTTGAGGATTGGCAATGTCAGGCTCTCCGATGAAGGGCAGTACCACTGTTTTGTTCAGGATGGTGTCTTTTACGAAGAGGCTGTATTGGAAGTGGTGATAGAAG CTTCAGGCTCTGCACCTCAAATCTCTGTTGAGGGTTACCAGGATGGAGGGATCCGGATGGTGTGCCAGTTGGCCGGATGGTACCCTGAGCCCAAGGTGCAGTGGAGAGATCTCCGAGGGCAACGTTTATCTTCCCCTTCTGAAACAAAATCCAGAGATGAACGGGGGCTCTTTGAAATAAAAAGTTCTATCATTGTAATGGAACAGTCAAACCAGAATTTATCCTGTTCTATCAGTAGCACGCGCTTCAACGTAGAGAAGGAACCTTCAATTTTTTATATATCAG atttctttttcccAAGAACATCTCCATGGCTGGTGGTTTGGAGTGTGACTGTTGTGATTTCGTTGGTGTTCATCAGCCTTACCCTCTATCTGTTCAAATTAAGAG gGGAGCATCTCAACACTATCA GTAAACTTCGCACACAGCTAg ACCTGAGGAGATCCCTAAGTGATGCTG ccaatgTGACTCTGGATCCAGCCACGGCTCGTCCCGGCCTTGTCCTGTCTGAGGATCGGAAAAGTGTGAGACGAGCAGAAACACAGCAGGATCTGCTCAACGCCCCTGAGAGATTTGACAGCGATCACTCTGTTCAGGGCTGTGAGGAATTCACCTCAGGGAGACAtcgctgggaggtggaggtgggggacggGGGAGGCTGGGTTGTCGGGGTGGCCACAGAGTCTCTGAGGAGGAAAGGACTGATCAGCCCTGAAGGGGGGAtttgggctgtggggcagaaTGGGGGTCAGTTCCAGGCTCTCACCGACCCTGTGACGACCTTGACCCTGAGTCAGGCCCCCAGCAGGATTcgggtgtgtctggactgtgaTCAGAGACAGGTGACATTTATTGATGCTGGTGCCGAGGCCACAATCTTCACTTTTCCATCAGACTCCCTGTCTGGGAAGAGAATCcggccctggctctgggtggggcagggaacccaGCTCAGACTATGTCCCTGA